One segment of Hippopotamus amphibius kiboko isolate mHipAmp2 chromosome 2, mHipAmp2.hap2, whole genome shotgun sequence DNA contains the following:
- the HMG20A gene encoding high mobility group protein 20A encodes METLMTSSTLPPLFADEDGSKESNDLATTGLTHPEVPYNSGATSSTNNPEFVEDLSQGQLLQNESSNTAEGNEQRHEDEQRSKRGGWSKGRKRKKPLRDSNAPKSPLTGYVRFMNERREQLRAKRPEVPFPEITRMLGNEWSKLPPEEKQRYLDEADRDKERYMKELEQYQKTEAYKVFSRKTQDRQKGKSHRQDAARQATHDHEKEAEVKERSVFDIPIFTEEFLNHSKAREAELRQLRKSNMEFEERNAALQKHVESMRTAVEKLEVDVIQERSRNTVLQQHLETLRQVLTSSFAGMPLPGSGETPTVDTIDSYMNRLHSIILANPQDNENFIVTVREVVNRLDR; translated from the exons ATGGAAACCCTGATGACTAGTTCTACCCTGCCTCCCCTTTTTGCAGATGAAGATGGCTCCAAGGAGAGCAATGATCTGGCTACAACTGG GTTAACCCACCCAGAGGTTCCATATAATAGTGGAGCCACATCATCCACCAATAATCCAGAATTTGTGGAGGATCTCTCTCAAGGTCAGTTGCTTCAGAATGAGTCTTCAAATACAGCAGAAGGCAATGAACAGAGGCACGAAGATGAG CAAAGAAGTAAACGAGGAGGTTGgtccaaaggaagaaagaggaagaaacctCTTCGAGATAGCAATGCACCCAAATCCCCCCTTACAGGATATGTTCGGTTCATGAACGAGCGTCGTGAACAGCTTCGAGCAAAAAGACCAGAAGTTCCATTTCCAGAAATTACAAGGATGCTAGGCAATGAATGGAGTAAACTTCCTCCAGAGGAAAAACAG CGCTACCTAGATGAGGCAGACAGAGATAAGGAGCGTTACATGAAGGAACTGGAGCAATATCAGAAGACTGAGGCCTACAAGGTTTTCAGCAGGAAAACCCAGGACCGTCAGAAAGGCAAATCTCATAGGCAAG atGCAGCCCGACAGGCCACTCATGATCATGAG AAAGAAGCAGAGGTAAAGGAACGGTCTGTTTTTGACATCCCTATATTTACAGAGGAATTCCTGAACCACAGCAAAG CTCGGGAGGCAGAGCTCCGACAGCTTCGAAAGTCCAACATGGAGTTTGAGGAGAGGAACGCGGCGCTGCAGAAGCACGTGGAGAGCATGCGCACAGCGGTGGAGAAGCTGGAGGTGGACGTGATCCAGGAGCGGAGCCGCAACACCGTCTTACAGCAGCACCTGGAGACCCTGCGGCAGGTGTTGACCAGCAGCTTCGCCGGCATGCCCTTGCCTG GAAGTGGAGAGACACCTACAGTGGACACTATCGACTCCTATATGAACAGACTACACAGTATTATTTTAGCTAATCCCCAAGACAATGAAAACTTCATAGTTACAGTTCGAGAAGTTGTGAACAGGCTTGATCGTTAG